TTTGTACAGAGCTCCTCGGATGTCATTTGACCACCAAACTTTGCAAGCCACTCTAACATTTGTTGATGATCATTCCCACAAACTTTTAGATTTTGTCAAAATCTTTTGGTATGTTTTCTTGCGTGGGTGTAGAGGGGGTGCACCGAGCTGGGGTGCAGAAAAACCACACTCAAGACACTTTATATGAGGCGGCAGCAAAATTCTAGGCGGGTGCATAGCACATGTCCCACATGGGAGCTGAGCTTTGAgcaattcaaaaaaaaaacagaacATTATGGTAGTGCAAAGTGCCTTGTTGTAACTTATAAGACTTCCTCAAGAGTATAAAAATCCTAGGTGGACACATGAGGGCATATTAATATCTGTCTGGTCGCATACCATATCCAAAAGAAGTAATCACATGGGTTCGGCATCTTTTAGATCAGATTTACTATTGATTTGCCCGTGTCGTACAGGACAAATTACAACACAAGAAAAACAATATCTGGCCCCTACGCATGTCCCTTAGGATATCCAGATGATATCTGATGAATTAGCAAAACCAATGTCCGACAAAACCAAAACTAATATAGGAACATAACAGAATAAGTTGAGAACTAACCTGGGTAATTGTTTGTCCAGTCCAAGGTACTGCCCAGCGCTCATTCCAAAATCTGGATATTGTTTCCCGTAGATTTTCCTTTATCTGGGAGACAAATTCAGAATTTTCATTGACTCACAAGAGAAAATTGAAGTCTTAACAATGAAAAGGACTAACATCAATATCTAGCCAATTGGCACTAAACAAAATATGAGCACCTGAACCGATCAAATATCCAATGAGAGTTAGAAACTAATTTTCAAAGTATATTAACAATAAGATGATAAGTATTCTACCAAATAACTGCAAATCCCACGGTAGTATAGGAAAAAAAACAATGATAGCTATTTTTCTTCGGTCCACACATTGACTGGCAAAACACAGACAGAGAAAAGCACATGTCCATATTGGTAAGAAACCAATCATGTGCAACAACTAATCTTGTTAACAGGCCGATTAATACTGGCAGAAGCAAAGCGGTTCAGTATACAAACTTGAAAACTGTGCCCAGGATTTAACAGATCAAGTTACGAACTCAAATTGGATAACGGAGTAATTCACAATGTCTCCTTCATCTGTGTATAATGTTTTATGCCACGATTTCATACATGACTGCTGGCTATCTTATCTCTTAAGCTCTCAAATAGCATTGAAGTGAGCAACTGAACTTAGAAACTGGTAGCTTTACTTCTATTGCATTGCACATACTATGCTTCATTTTACAGTATCCTACTAATATATTCTACATCTGGAATTCCTATTGGTCAAACACAATGTAGCTGGAATGCAGAAAATAAACCAGACAAACCTTATGCGTTCTAACAAACCAGTCTCCCTTTACATAATTCTGATCATCCCTGTTGGGGCTTCCACAGTCTTCCTCCTTCAGGTCAGGGTCCCCTGAGATCTCCGCCTGCTCATTGTATTTGAAGCCGGTGCCATCGTCAGATGTTGTTGAGACGTCTTGCTCCTGCCTGAAGCACGAGATGTGAACCAGCCTCCATCCCTAAATGCACACAACAAGCACGCGAAAAAGAAAATGAAATTAACCCAAGTAGCATGCCATTTTGACACTAACAAAGCAAATTGATGGGCATGACATTCAAATTGGCCGGGTGGATAGCAGCAATGTTGCAGCTTAGAAACCTAACTTAATACATCAAACTGGCAAATAAACCACACATATCCAAGTGAATGAATCCATCGTTGCTTTCGTCTACAGATATAATCTGGAACCAAGATTACTAAACTGACCCACACGACTCGCAAAATCTGTAGCCCTTTGTCCCAAACTCCACAAAGCCGAGCACTGTGATGCTCGTACAAGGCTTGCCTGCAATAGTTGCGGCAGACAACCACACGACCGGCTACACAGAAATAAAGGCAAACGGTTGAACCCGAGAGCAGGGGGTCGTTTCCGCCTTACCTTGGTGTGAGCAGCCCCGCCAGGCTTAAATCTGAGTGATGGCctctcggcggcggcggagggaggtgGGAGCCTAACCCTACCGCAGGGGAGCCGCAGAGGGGGAGGGGCTAGGCAGGAGGTGGACGACATGCGTATTCGGTAACATGCAGAACCGATTTAGGgcgggagagaggaggaaggCACGAGAGCTCAGGCAAGGAGGCGAACGGCGCAGCGCGACTCCGGTGACGACGAGGCGGGGCCCAGGACGCGGGCGCACCAGCAGGCCACAACAACGGTGGGGGCGCGGGCGCACCCGCGGCCGGCTAGGGCGACGAGGGGGAAGGCAAGCGAGGCTGCGCGCCAGAGACAAAGGGGTAGAGCGAGCGGCGCCGAGGAACCAGGGAGAAGCGAGTGCGCCGACGGGGAGCAAGCGCCGCCGAGAGGCGCGGGCTGCTGGGGCTGGGGCCTGGGAGGATGTGCGGATTACGGTTTTTTCAGATTGGGTCATGGAACACATTTTACAATCACCTGTGCAGTTGATATCTATACCGATATCCCTAACAAAAATCTATACCGATGAAAATTTTGTTTGATTTTATCTGATCAATCCAAACCATCCAAaaatatatatatgaaaaaatagAATTTTGTTTGGTCACGCAATAACTATCCCCGCAATTGTGTAATTATTCCCTTCTTTTTTATCAAATCATTTTTCACTGTAAATATCCATTTTATTTTACACCTTGCATTGTCTGCACACCGAACTCTAGTAGTCTTCTCTGCCCATATGTACATATTTCACATGGTACATGCTTTCCTCTTGGTTgtatatgtctatatacatttaTGATTGTATATTATGTAAAATTGTGTGTAGCGACACATATACGATTGCCATTAATTATGAATTCCACGTGGCTAATATAGATTGTTTAACCATGTGGCATGCATGTCGATGTGTCTAATTCTGATAAAATACTTGTTGTTTAGAATTTACCAAGACAATATAGACCATTGAATATGGTCTAGACAACATAATTAATCAAACAAAAATGCACCATTGGATAGTTGGATTTGAGGTACAAATGCCCAACTTTTTTTGATTTTGTTGGAGGTTTCATGGCACCCACAGTATAGaggcaagcgctcatatacacgcgcatacactcacctctatgaacgcacacacgcacaccatatccctatgagcaccttcgaaagactgagccggcatatcatcttgagatttacgaagtcaccgtgcgagcaccaggacttaaccctggtgggctgagGATACCACAGTctctctaaccatccaaccaccgGTTGGTTCGCATCTGTATGTGATTGTTGGTGATGAAGACAGCGACCAACCACGTAAATTAGTAATTGCGGCATGGTTAATAAAAATACAAATATAGACCTAACAACCATTCATGGCATCTATCGACGAGGAGTTCTATTATATAACCACAAAGTACAACCTCCGTCCCAAATTATttgtcttaaatttgtctagTTACGGATGTAGTTGACAACATGCTATTCAGCCAAATCATTATTATTTTAGAAACTTTACAATTCTAGTCGGATTTCTCCAAAGCTAGTTAGACAAACGAAATCATCATGATCCATTGCAATATAAAACTCAACTAGCATATCAGATGACGGTTCGGTGCTAAGTCCCTGTTTCCCATATGATTCGTCGCTTGAATTATTTCTCCACTTATAGAAGCAATTTTTCTATTGTTTTGTACCTCAACTTTATTGATGGAATTTATCACTTCGTTTATTTAATAGTGTTTATCAAGAGAATTTCCCTAACATTTTGATCTAAGGTCTTCACTTAGAACTTAAATTCGGGGGAATCTATCCAACATGGCTTGTTACTCTACATGTTTTCGGAGGTACTTCTCGATGTTGTCCATTCATCATCATGAGATATGCATGGCAATGCCAATAGGTATGGCAGCGGTTTCAAGTAGAATTTAGATACATATTGTTTTGATTGTCATTTCTCTTTCCCTTACTTAGGGCCTTTACTAGGTTAGATTAAAAAACTCACCAATGCAGGGTCATTTTGTTTGCATCTCCTGTGGTGTGGCCACACTGCCAGCATTCACAAACCAACGCGGGTGCAACACTTTGGTTGACACCGTTTCTCTACAGACAAGGAAACCAGAGAGGAACATGACACGCAGCAAAAGGGAGGCGATGGTCCAATCGTACATGGCAACTGATGGTGTCAAATACGCATATCCAATCCACCAACAAGATCAAAAGGTATAACACGCCGGAACAGCATGCACAAAATTTTCTTTGAGCTATTGCAATCTTTATTCGATCACACCGCAGTTCAATCAGACAAATAGCGAGCAAACCCCAACATTTGCAGCCTTGCAGGTCTCAGCACGCGTGGCCTTTCGTTTCAGTCGTACATTATTCAGTTTGATTCAATTTACCACAATGTTTCTTTAACTTGTTTGCCAACATCTAGCTAATTGATTGATGGGCATTTATACATTTGCAGAAAAAACATCCCCTTGGACAAAAGATGAGAGCCCATGTTAATTATCAGGAGAAAGGAACCAATGCATTTGATTCATCTCAGCTCGCAATTTACGCAGCACAAGCCATAGCTTCTTTTTTAGCTGTTTCCTCAGGTCTGCTGAGCACAAAAGCTGAGGTTAGTAACTGGTTAAGTGAACAAACAAAATGAGATGAACTAGTAAGAAAAAAAGTTGTATTTCCCATTTGCATAAAAAACGACGCCTGAAGAAAATTGAATCTAGTTTTGTTTTGGATGGATGATAGACCATCAATTAACGTATTATGTATATTGTTAATGACACCGAGGTCagtatgcataacaaaagagatTAGTCGAGCAAAAACGTTGTTAGAGATGGCAGTAGACACAAATTGTACCTCTCAATTCCTTCTCCAACTTCCATTCTGATAAAATTGCCAATTGTTACTTTCGAACCAACCTCCTTTGACAAATCATTCAGCAGAGTCTGAAAAGAATGATACCAACAAGCAAAGCTATTAGAGATCACAATTCACGGCCGTAAATCATCAAGGAAAAGGTTGGCCAACTTACCTTAATGTTTGTGCTATCATTAACAACGTATTTTTGCTCCAAAAGCACGACATCTTCAAAATACTTCCTCAATCGGCCCTCCACCATTTTCTCTATGGCCATTTGGGGTTTACCTGAACTTTCAGCCTAACATGTTACAAAGCAGTATGTCATGTCTTTTCTTAAGTAACTTGGCATGCACAGCTCACCCTCATATTAAGGATCCATGTCATAAAACACATTAATTCAACTCATGGAAATAAGCAGTGTAAATGCTACCCACTTCTAAAACTTAAACCAAACAGCTCTCCCGATATTACTAATCCAAAAATCTTATGATATGATCAGGCTGCTTCCCGTTACATCATCTTTCTCATCTCCGCAACACACATGTTTCTTCTTTCTTTTAATCCAAAATCTTACGGCGATGCATGCATCTGCTTATCCTTAGTCATTCCCTACTTTGTAAAATTGTTTTGTTTGTTCTGTCAAAATGGTAGAAAACTTAAGAACCAGCTGATGGCCTGTGATAGACACATTTATCACACAAGTGCATGTCCATTTCTTGCATAATAGTGGATGGATGTCAACTACTCAGCCACACGACTATATGACTGTAAATCATTCTAGGTAATGTCAGAATAAGGATACCTGAGTTCGGAGCACGTCACGTTCATTTTCTAAAGCTGCAGCAGAAACCAATTCTTTTGATAAGAATAATGGTTTTGCTGCAACAATATGCATTGCGATAGACGACCCAACTCTCTTGAGAGCATCAAGGGAAGCACTGCTATCTTCTGCTTCTAATGTAATCAATCCAGCAATGCGGCCCAAACCTGAAGCAAGAAAATGCATTAATTAAGTGAACGAGCAAATGTGCCGTTTATCCAAAGAAAGGAGAAAATGAGAAAAAGAAAAGAGTGCTGACAGGAACAAATGATAACACCGAGTTTGGCCATCTTAGGAAAGAGATTATTAGTAGGATTAATATAACGTGTAATTTATATAAGGAGTACAGAAACAAGGCTTCCAGGTTTTAGATCAAGTGTCATTTTCTTAATGTTGTACTGCTAGTACAAAATTCAAGAGTTGTTGAAATTGCAATTTATCAGCAGTATGGCTGCACAGCTATGTTTCTGCCAACAGTTCTGCAACAGTACACTAAGGCCTGTCTCCTGCTACAAATACAATAAATACACAGTACTGTATTTTTTTTTGAACAAAATACACAGTACTGTATATGATATCCAGTTGTCTACAATGAATGAAATGGTGATAAGAATAAATAGGAGACAAACATGCTCCAGCTGAAAATTATTGTTCGTGGTGTTTAAAAATCATACTTAGCCAACGAAATAAAAAATCTGAAGAATGGCAGACACATGGTCTGGATAAAACTTGACAAACTGAAATAACGTCTGTGCACCTGGCTGAGGACAGGTATGCAGATAAGATGAAACGACACCATGTCCAGTCGTGGACAACATGAAACCTCGTCTGAGTTTTACATTCTCCCCAACCATGGCAGCGACTTCTGTAACAGCATTTTGAACAGTTGTTTCACCACTGAGTTTAGGATGATCTAGGTTAATACTCATGTTCTGCAAAGATGAGGAGCAATGTAGTAGTTTCTCAcatgaaaaaaacagaaaaaaaggaagaTAAACATATAATAATCTCAGCTGTATTGCAGACACTTCAATTTATATAGATCATCAGACATTATTAGCCTAAAATTTACTATCCATCTATGATAAATAGACGCAGGCACTGCAAGGCACTACAACTGAGAAACAGGTACCAAATTGTTCCAAAAGTAATGTAACATAAGCAAAACAGGAAATCCAACCAAAACCACCTGAAGTAATTTCATTTCGTTTCAGATGCTTTATGCTttgacgatagtcggacgggggtaaataggaagttgagttatggagacaaaccttggaatcgaaagggtttaggcttagtagaactaaaaccgagtacatgatgtgcggtttcagtactactagatgtgaggaggaggaggttagccttgatggccgggtggtacctcggaaggacacctttcggtatttggggtcaatgttgcaggaggatgggggtattgatgaagatgtgaaccatcgaatcaaagccggatggatgaagtggcgccaagcttctggcattctctgtgacaagagagtgccacaaaagctaaaaggcaagttctacaggacggcggttcgacccgcaatgttgtatggcgcggagtgttggccgactaaaaggcgacatgttcaacagttaggtgtggcggagatgcgtatgttgagatggatgtgtggccacacgaggaaggatcgagtccggaatgatgatatctgagaaagagttggggtagcaccaattgaggagaagcttgtccaacatcgtctgagatggtttgggcatattcagcgcaggcctccagaagctccagtgcatagcggacggctaaagcgtgcggagaatgtcaagagagggcggggtagaccaaatttgacatgggaggagtccgttaagagagacctgaaggattggagtatcaccaaagagctagctatggacaggggtgcgtggaagcttgctatccatgtgccagagccatgagttggttgcgagatcttatgggtttcacctctagcctaccccaacttgtttgggactaaaggctttgttgttgttgttgttgttgttgtcagATGCTTTATGCTTGTCACCAAGCATTGCCTGTATAATTGAATATGATGACCCTCAAAATCATCACCGCCATTCACCCATCCCATTCCTCACCAATCACAAATCAAATATACGACAAACTAGTCTCGGCATAGATTCACAAAGTCAACAGTGCAGGACACAAATAATCTTACTTGCACTGCTAAGGCTGCATCACCTTCATTACAGGAACTTCTGTTGGTGTTGCAAACCCCTTCATTTATACTATGATCTACTTTTTCACTCATGTTGCATTAGTAGATGCCATGTCAAGTTTATCATATCAACTCTTGCCAATATCTACAAAATTTCAGTGATACTAGGTCACGACATAACACTATGACATATCCATGTTCTTGATCAATGGTATTTTAGTACTTCAAGCAATTCACCAAACCGACTCCATACGTAATGAAAAACTGATGCCCACAAGGCTTAGATTGTATTAGGCCCTGCCATAACACTTTACACAAATTTGATCATAAAGCCAGTTCAAATGGAATATAAATCAACATGAAACTCCATCAATTAAAATCTAATAATCTGGATTTGGTAGTGACGAGCCTACAGCCATCACTGGTAGATATAAGCAAAATACCATATGTCATGTATTGGAACTGCTCAGCAGGGGAGGATGATAGAAACAATAGATGTTCAATAAACTAACCAACAGGTAATTACACACCTCCAAATATGCAGGAGCAAAAGGAAAAACCAATTTGCCGGGATCCTGTGCTGACAAAGCCATCTTTGCCAAGGATGAAGCCTGCATGGCAAATAAATTTTGGAAAAAAGGGTTATCGACATTGTATCCGTGTGAGAGCACAGATAATAATCAACA
This sequence is a window from Aegilops tauschii subsp. strangulata cultivar AL8/78 chromosome 7, Aet v6.0, whole genome shotgun sequence. Protein-coding genes within it:
- the LOC109761487 gene encoding elongation factor Ts, mitochondrial isoform X2; the protein is MAWGQGARRPILGLLSRAQRQAARGYTSATFETHLSSNHFAQNGMIRRRFSSEVPASEQMNLIKQLRERTCAPIKDVKASLVSCNWDIEDAQKDLRKRGVISAAKKSSRTAAEGLLAIAQDEKRAVVVELNCETDFVARNDVFQYLASSLAKMALSAQDPGKLVFPFAPAYLENMSINLDHPKLSGETTVQNAVTEVAAMVGENVKLRRGFMLSTTGHGVVSSYLHTCPQPGLGRIAGLITLEAEDSSASLDALKRVGSSIAMHIVAAKPLFLSKELVSAAALENERDVLRTQAESSGKPQMAIEKMVEGRLRKYFEDVVLLEQKYVVNDSTNIKTLLNDLSKEVGSKVTIGNFIRMEVGEGIERPEETAKKEAMACAA
- the LOC109761487 gene encoding elongation factor Ts, mitochondrial isoform X1, whose translation is MAWGQGARRPILGLLSRAQRQAARGYTSATFETHLSSNHFAQNGMIRRRFSSEVPASEQMNLIKQLRERTCAPIKDVKASLVSCNWDIEDAQKDLRKRGVISAAKKSSRTAAEGLLAIAQDEKRAVVVELNCETDFVARNDVFQYLASSLAKMALSAQDPGKLVFPFAPAYLENMSINLDHPKLSGETTVQNAVTEVAAMVGENVKLRRGFMLSTTGHGVVSSYLHTCPQPGLGRIAGLITLEAEDSSASLDALKRVGSSIAMHIVAAKPLFLSKELVSAAALENERDVLRTQAESSGKPQMAIEKMVEGRLRKYFEDVVLLEQKYVVNDSTNIKTLLNDLSKEVGSKVTIGNFIRMEVGEGIESRPEETAKKEAMACAA